A genome region from Triticum aestivum cultivar Chinese Spring chromosome 2B, IWGSC CS RefSeq v2.1, whole genome shotgun sequence includes the following:
- the LOC123039995 gene encoding tyrosine N-monooxygenase-like — MTLGTLVIMGMATLLVYCLRKSKRVVLSQRQPARRDLLPPGPATLPIIGNMHQMVWNKPAVFRWIHRLLKEMNTDILCLHLGATHVIVVTCPEIACEVLRKKDEVFASRPTTFASGTFSFGYRGSVLSPQGEQWKKMKRVLTLEILTSSMEQKLHHLWKEEYDHLVRYFSYLQSSSTNGPGYEEEAHVAALFTALNHVYSFCVSDYIPALVGLDLDGHEEVSMDVMRTINQLHDPIIRERIHERSSTLEKGGEDKGARDFLDVLVHRKDAEGQPLLSLQEIRAQTAEMVLAAVDNPSTVEWALAEMMNRPEIMQKVTDELDAIVGKDRLVQEESDIPRLNYLKSCIREAFRIHPYHALNLPHVATVDTTIAGYTIPKDSHILLSRLGLGRNPKIWSEPLEFRPERHLNTVNVLLTKPGLRFISFSSGRRGCPGISLGTSITMILFARMLQAFTWTKPVGVKNISLQEGNASIALLEPLVLQAQPRLAAYLYI, encoded by the exons GCGGCAACCAGCACGACGAGATCTGCTGCCACCGGGGCCTGCTACACTGCCCATCATTGGGAACATGCACCAGATGGTTTGGAACAAACCGGCAGTGTTCCGGTGGATCCATCGCCTTCTCAAGGAGATGAACACAGACATCTTGTGCCTCCATCTCGGAGCTACTCATGTCATTGTTGTGACATGCCCGGAGATAGCCTGTGAGGTACTACGGAAGAAGGATGAAGTTTTCGCCTCCCGTCCCACCACCTTCGCCTCGGGTACATTCAGCTTCGGGTACAGGGGCTCCGTCTTGTCACCGCAAGGAGAGCAGTGGAAGAAGATGAAGCGCGTCCTCACCTTGGAGATCCTCACCTCGTCCATGGAGCAGAAGCTCCACCACCTATGGAAGGAGGAGTATGACCACCTTGTAAG ATACTTTAGCTACCTACAATCTTCGTCGACTAATGGACCTGGATATGAGGAGGAGGCACATGTTGCCGCTCTTTTCACGGCCCTCAACCATGTGTACAGCTTCTGTGTGTCTGACTACATCCCAGCCCTGGTAGGCCTCGACTTGGATGGCCATGAGGAGGTTTCCATGGATGTCATGAGAACAATTAACCAGTTGCATGACCCTATCATACGGGAACGGATCCATGAAAGGTCATCCACTCTTGAGAAAGGTGGTGAAGATAAAGGGGCGAGAGACTTTCTGGATGTCCTAGTTCATCGTAAAGATGCAGAGGGACAACCGTTGCTATCCCTACAAGAAATAAGAGCCCAAACAGCG GAAATGGTGCTTGCAGCAGTCGACAACCCATCAACGGTTGAGTGGGCGCTCGCCGAGATGATGAACAGGCCGGAGATCATGCAAAAAGTGACAGATGAACTCGACGCTATTGTTGGTAAAGATAGACTAGTCCAGGAGGAGTCTGACATTCCTCGGCTAAATTATCTCAAATCGTGTATCCGGGAGGCCTTCCGCATACACCCATACCATGCTCTTAATTTACCCCATGTTGCAACGGTGGACACCACTATCGCCGGCTACACCATCCCAAAGGATAGCCACATCCTTTTAAGCCGGCTTGGACTTGGCCGAAACCCCAAGATCTGGAGCGAACCACTTGAGTTTCGTCCTGAGAGGCATTTGAATACCGTGAATGTTCTTCTCACTAAGCCAGGCCTACGTTTCATTTCTTTTAGCAGTGGGAGAAGGGGTTGTCCTGGGATTTCACTTGGTACCTCGATCACAATGATATTATTTGCAAGGATGCTGCAGGCCTTCACTTGGACAAAACCTGTAGGCGTTAAAAATATCAGTCTGCAGGAAGGCAATGCAAGCATTGCCCTACTTGAACCCCTTGTTTTGCAAGCTCAACCACGGTTGGCCGCTTATCTATATATATGA